GCGAACGCGGCGGCCGCGTCCGCGTGGCAGCCGACGGCCGACGAGGTCGCGGCGATCGACGCGATCCTGCCGCTTCCCGCGGACCCGGCGACAGGGGCCTGACGGCCGGTTCGCCCGAGGCGTAACCGCCGCGTTTGTCGCGCCGCCGCCCCCGGGCGTAGCGTGTCACCGCGTGCGCGGTGCGCCCTGGCGTCGTCCCCGGGCACGGGAAGGATGTCGTGCTCGGCAAGCTCCTGGTCCGCTATCTCTCGCCGGCGTGGCCGCTCATCGTGGCGGTCGTCGTCTTCCAGTTCGCCCAGTCGATCGCGTCGCTGTGGCTGCCGGCGCTGAACGCCGACATCATCGACGAGGGCGTCGTCACCGGCGACATCCCGTACATCTGGTCGACCGGCGGCGTCATGCTGGCGGTGAGCCTCGTGCAGATCGTGTGCGCGATCATCGCCGTGTACTTCGGGTCGCGGCTGGCGATGGGAATGGGTCGCGACGTGCGATCGGACCTGTTCCACCGCGTCGTCGCGTTCTCGCAGCGGGAGGTCGGGCAGTTCGGCCCGCCGTCGCTGATCACGCGCAACACCAACGACGTCCAGCAGGTGCAGATGCTCGTCCAGGTGTCGGCGACGCTGATGATCTCGGCGCCCATCCTCGCGATCGGCGGCGTCATCATGGCCGTCCGCCAGGATGCCGGGCTGTCGTGGCTCATGGCGGTGGCGATCCCCGTGCTCCTCATCGCCGTCGGCCTCATCGTCTCGCGCATGGTGCCGGCGTTCACCCAGATGCAGAAGCGCATCGACCGCGTGAACCAGATCATGCGCGAGCAGCTCACCGGCATCCGCGTCGTACGGGCCTTCGTGCGCGAGCGCGAGGAGCACGCGCGCTTCGACCGCGCGAGCGACGACGTCATGGACACGGCGCTGCGGGCCGGGAACCTCATGGCGATGATGTTCCCGGTCGTCATGCTCGTGCTGAACGTGTCGAGCGTCGCCGTCATCTGGTTCGGCGCCTTCCAGGTGCAGGATGCCGGCGTCGAGATCGGCACGCTCTTCGCCTTCCTCACGTACCTCATGCAGATCCTCATGGGCGTCATGATGGCCACGTTCATGTTCGTGATGATCCCGCGGGCTGCCGTGTGCGCCGATCGCATCGGCGAGGTGCTGGGCGCCGATCCGTCGGTCGCGCCGCCCGCGCACGCCGTCGATCCGCCGCCGCCGGTGGGGCGCATCGAGTTCGACCACGTCGACTTCGCCTACCCCGGGGCCGAGGACGCGGTCCTCCACGACCTCACCTTCACGGTCGAGCCGGGAACGACCACCGCCGTGATCGGATCGACCGGCGCGGGCAAGAGCACGATGATCGGGCTCGTGCCGCGCCTGTTCGACGTCACCGGCGGCGCCGTGCGCATCGACGGCGTGGACGTGCGCGACTACGACCCCGACGTGCTGTGGGGGCGCATCGGGCTGGTGCAGCAGAAGGCCTTCCTGTTCTCGGGAACGATCGCCTCGAACCTCCGGTACGGGGATGCCGACGCGAGCGACGACGACCTGTGGCAGGCGCTCGAGATCGCGCAGGGTGCGGAGTTCGTGCGCGCGATGCCGGAGGGACTCGCCGCACCCATCGCCCAGGGCGGGACGAATGTGTCCGGCGGCCAGCGCCAGCGGCTCGCGATCGCGCGCGCGCTGGTGAAGCGGCCGCCGGTCTACATCTTCGACGACTCGTTCTCGGCCCTCGACCTGAGCACGGATGCAGCCCTGCGCCGGGCGCTCGACCGCAGACTCCCCGGTGCCACGCGCCTGATCGTCGCGCAGCGCGTCTCGACGATCCAGCACGCCGATCAGATCGTCGTGCTCGACCACGGCCGCATCGTGGGCATCGGCGTCCACGACGACCTCGTCGCGTCCTGTGAGACCTATCGCGAGATCGTCGAGTCGCAGCTCGCGGCGGAGGAGGCGGCATGAGCCACGGACGCCCGATGGGCGGGCCCATGGGCCGCGGGGGACCTCAGGCGCCGGTGCAGAAGGCGCGGAACTTCGGGCCGAGCGCCAAGAGGCTGCTGGGGACGCTGCGCACCGACCTGCCGCGGCTCATCCTCGTCGTCGTCTTCGGGGTCATCTCGGTGGCGCTGACCGTCACCGGTCCGAAGGTCCTCGGCGAGGGCACGAACATCATCTTCTCGGGCTTCATCTCGATGCAGGTCCCGGCGGGCGCCACCAAGCAGGAGGTCATCGACGGGCTGATCGCGTCGGGCAACCAGGAGCAGGCGGACATGCTCTCCGCGATGGCGTTCACGCCCGGCGCCGGCATCGACTTCGAGGCGCTGTCGCGCATCGTGCTCGCCGTGCTCGCGATCTACGTGTTCGGCAGCATCTTCGGCTGGCTCCAGGCCCGCATCCTCAACGGCATCGTGCAGCGGGCCATGCACCGTCTGCGGATGCAGGTCGAGGAGAAGATCCACCGCCTGCCGTTGGCGTACTTCGATCGCGTGCAGCGCGGCGAGCTCCTCAGCCGTGTGACCAACGACGTGGACAACATCGGGCAGACGATGCAGCAGACGCTGTCGCAGGTCGTGGTGTCGCTGCTGACGGTGATCGGCGTGCTGACGATGATGTTCATCATCTCGCCGCTGCTGGCGGTCATCGCGCTGGTGACGATCCCGCTCACGCTGGTCATCACGATGCTGGTCGCGCGGCGCTCGCAGAAGCTGTTCGCTCAGCAGTGGAAGGCCACCGGCGTGGTCAACGCCCGGGTCGAGGAGACCTTCTCGGGGCATTCGATCGTCAAGACCTTCGGACGCCAGCGTGAGGCCGAGGAGCTGTTCCGCGCCGAGAACGAGGACCTGTACCGCGCGAGCTTCGGCGCCCAGTTCGTGTCGGGCATCATCATGCCGTCGATGATGTTCATCGGGAACCTCGTCTACGTCGCCATCGCGGTGGTCGGGGGTCTGCAGGTCGCGGGTGGGCTCATGTCGATCGGCGACGTGCAGGCGTTCATCCAGTACTCGCGCCAGTTCACCCAGCCGCTGAGCCAGCTGGGCTCGATGGCCAACCTCCTGCAGTCGGGCGTGGCCAGCGCCGAGCGCGTGTTCGAGCTGCTCGACGAGACCGAGCAGGAGCCCGACGACGACCCGGCGCCCACCGCGCCCGACGACGCCGGGCACCTGGCGTTCGAGGACGTGTCGTTCCGGTACAGCCCCGACAAGCCGCTGATCGACGGGCTCTCCCTGGCTGCGACGCCCGGCAGCACCGTCGCGATCGTGGGGCCGACCGGCGCGGGCAAGACGACCCTCGTGAACCTCGTCATGCGCTTCTACGACGTCGACGCGGGCGCGATCACCCTCGACGGGGTCGACACGCGGCGCATGACGCGCGACGACGTGCGCTCCCGCACGGGCATGGTGCTGCAGGACACGTGGCTGTTCGCCGGGACGATCCGGGAGAACATCGCCTACGGCCGGCCGAGTGCGACCGAGGAGGAGATCGTCGCGGCGGCGACGGCGGCGTACGTCGACCGCTTCGTGCACGCTCTGCCCGACGGCTACGACACGATGCTCGACGACGACGCGGCGAATCTCAGCGTGGGCGAGCGGCAGCTGGTGACGATTGCGCGTGCGTTCCTGGCCGATCCGCGCATCCTCATCCTGGACGAGGCCACCAGCTCCGTCGACACCCGCACCGAGCTGCTGATCCAGCGGGCGATGTCGCGTCTGCGCGAGGATCGGACCGCGTTCGTGATCGCCCACCGTCTGTCGACGATCCGGGACGCCGATCTCATCCTGGTGATGGAGGACGGATCGATCGTCGAACAGGGCGACCACGCGGCGCTGCTCGCGACGCGGGGCGCCTATTGGCGGCTGTACAACGCGCAGTTCGAGGCGCCGCTCGACGACGAGGATCTGTCGCCGGTGTCCGCCGCCCCCGGAATGTCGCCGGACGCGCCGCGTTGACCCACTAGGATGTGAGGACGCCGACCGGTCCTCACCGGCGGCCCGCCGTCGGCCCAGGGGAGGACAAGGGCGTGCCCGAGGTATCCACTGAGACCTACGCGGTGAACGCCCCCGGGCGACCCCTCACGCTCGCGTGGGCCGCCGTCACCGATGTCGGGCGACGCCGCGAGGTGAATCAGGACGCGGTCTATGCCGGGTTCCCGCTTTTCGTCGTGGCCGACGGGATGGGCGGCCACCTGGGCGGCGAGATCGCCAGCGATCGCACCATCGCGCGCCTCCAGGCCGTCGCCGAGAGCGGATCGGTGTCGCCGGAGACCATCGAGAAGGCTCTCGAGCGTGCCGTGAGGGACATCGCGTCGCACCCCGAGACGACCGATGAGGGCACCGGAACGACCGTGACCGGCGTGTTCCTCGACAGCTCGTCGGAGGAGCCGCACTGGGTCACGCTGAACATCGGCGACTCCCGCGTCTATCTCGTGCGCGATGACGCGATCGTGCAGATCACCACCGACCACTCCGTCGTGCAGGAGCTCGTCGCGGCCGGCCGGCTCAGCCCCGAGGAGGCCGAGAATCACCCCTACGGGAACGTCATCACGCGCGCCGTGGGCCCGACGGAGTCGGTCACCCCTGACTACGTCCGCCTCGATGTCATCGAGGGCGACCGCTTCGTGATCTGCTCCGACGGTCTCACGAAGGAGCTCACAGACTTCGGCATCAAGCACTTCCTCGCCGAGCACGCCGATCCTGCCGAGGCCGTCTCGGCGATGCTCGACGCGGCGCTCGAGAACGGCGGACGCGACAACATCACGATCATCGTGCTCAACGTCGGCGAGCACGACGCGGCCGGTGCGGGCTCGGTCGACGGCCGGGCGGCCGAGGTGGTGAAGGCCGACGGCGAAGAAGATGCCGAAGAGGCGATCGCCCCGGAGCCGGGGACGGACGCCCCCGAAGCCGGCGACGGCGAGGACGCGCCTGAAGCGGCCGACGACGACGGGGTCTCCTCCCCAGAGGACGACTGACGGCGCTTCTCCCCGGATCGTCGCGGACCGCGACGCGGCGTGCGGAGCCCGGGCTTCACTGGGGTCGTGCCCGATCAGATCCCCGTCACCGCCGGCCTCGTCCGCACCGCGCCCCTCGCGCCCGACGATCCGCTGAGCCTTCCCGACGCCTGGACGCCTCCCGCGCGGCCGGGCTTCCCGCTCGTCGCCGCCGTGGTGCCGGTCGCCGGCGGCGTGGTGATGTGGCTCGTGACCGGCTCGACGCCGGCGCTCTGGCTCGCCGCCCTCGGTCCGCTGCTGGCGATCGGCTCGATCCTCGACGCCCGCAGGACGGCGCGGCGCGACCGCCGGAAGGCCGACGACGAGGCGCGGCGGGCACGCGCAGCCGTCGTCTCCGAGGTCGCGCGTCGCCATGAACACGAGCGCGCGGCGCGGTGGGCGGAGCATCCCGACGTCGCACGCATGCTGACGTCGGATGCCGGCCTGTGGCGCATCGACTCGACCCGCGCCGAGGCCATCGTCGTGGGCGCGGGCGAGCAGCCGAGCGCCGTGCGCGTCCTCGGCGGGCAGGGCGATCCCGCAGCCGCTCAGGTGCGAGCGGACGCCTCGTGGCTCGCGCACGCGCCGGTCACCGTCCCCGCCCACGCCGGCGTCGCCGTGACCGGGGACGCGTTCGTCGCGCGCGCCGTTCTCCGCGCGCTCGCCGTCCAGCTGTGCCTGTCGGCCGCGCCCGGCGAGCTGCGCGTTCTCGGGTCGTGTTCCGAGCATGAGTGGATCGAGGCCGTCCCGCATCGTCGAGCCTCGCGCGGGCGCGCCCTGGCCCTGGTCGCGCCGGGCGAGCCGGTGCCCGCGGAGGCCGACGTGGTGCTCGCGCGCGTCGGGCCCGGCGAACCGCCGCCGCCACGGTGCGGGGCGCTGCTGGAGGTGCGCGGCCTCACGTCGGGCACGATCGACCACGCGGGACGCGTGCAGGAGGTGGGCCTGGAAGCCGTTGGGGACGCGCAGGCGGCGGCGATCGCGGCGATGCTCGAGGCGCGCGCCGGGGCGGCCTTCGGCGTCGTGACGCAGGCGGTGCCCTTCCATGCGCTGGATCGCACGGCGGATGCGACGCGCGGCGGGCTTCCGGCGACGATCGGCGTGGGCGACCGCGGGCCGGTCTCGGTCGACCTCGTGGACGACGGCCCCCACGCGGTCGTGGCCGGCGTGACCGGATCGGGCAAGAGCGAGCTGCTGATCACGTGGATTCTCGCGCTGTGTGCCGCGCGCTCCACCGACGACGTGAGCTTCCTGCTGGCCGACTTCAAGGGCGGCACGGCGTTCGACGCGCTGCGCACGCTGCCGCATGTCACCGGAGTCATCACGGACCTGGACGGCGCGGGGGCCCGGCGGGCCATCGACAGTCTGCGCGCCGAACTCCGCCGGCGCGAGAGCGCACTCGCCTCGGCGGGCGCCCGGGACATCGCCGACCCGCGTGTCGCGCTTCCCCGGCTGGTCGTCGTGGTCGACGAGTTCGCGGCGCTGCTGGCCGCCCAGCCCGAGCTCCACGCGGTCTTCGCCGATGTCGCCGCGCGCGGACGCGCGCTCGGGATGCATCTGATCCTGGGCACGCAGCGCGCCGCGGGCGTGATCCGCGACGCGCTGCTGGCCAACTGCCCGCTGCGCGTTTCGCTGCGGGTCACCGACCGGGCCGACAGCAGGGCGGTCGTGGGGACGGACGACGCGGCTGAGCTCGACGGGGGCCCTGGCGGGCGAGGTGTGGCGCTGGTGCGCCGCGCATCCGACGCATCGCCGCACCGCGTGCGCATCGCGCTGTCGGCGCCTGACGACATCACGGCCGTCGCGGCCCGCGCGTCGGGCCCGGCGCCGCGGCGGCCGTGGCTGCCGCCGCTTCCCGACCGGGTCGTGCTCGACGACGTCGTCGCGGGCCGCGACACCGGCACGCTCGTGATCGGGCTCTCCGACGAACCCGACCGCCAGCGCCAGCGGCGGATCGGTCTGTCGGCGGCGGACCGGGGCGTGCTCGTGATCGGCGGGCCCGGCTCGGGGCGGACGACGGCGCTCGAGACCCTCGCGCGGCAGGCGCCGCACGTCGTGCGGATCGGCCCCGCGGCCGAGCATGCCTGGGATGCGCTGGAGCGCCTGGACGAGGAGCCGCCCGCCGCCGGCTCACTCGTGCTCGCCGACGACGTCGACGCGGTCATCGGCGGATTCCCTCCCGAGTACGCGCAGGAGTGCGCCGCGCGCTTCGAGCGCGTCGCGCGCGCGGCGGGCCGCCACGGGATCCTCGTCGCGGCCTCGGTGCAGCGGCTGTCGGGTCCCGTCGCGCGCATCGCCGACCTGTTCCCGCGGCGGCTGCTGCTGCGCACCGCGTCACGCGCCGACCACTTCGCCGCCGGCGGCGATCCCGCGCAGTTCTCGGCGGCTGCCGCCCCCGGACGGGGCACGCTCGACGGCGTCGCGGTCCAGGTCGCGCTGGCGCCCGGCGTGATACCCGGATCGCAGGCCCCCGCGGCGCCGTGGCACCCGCGCGCGGCGCTCACCGGGTTCGTGACGCGCCGATCGGCGGCTGCGCGCGAGGCGATGGCGGCCTGGGAGCGCGGCGGTCATCGCGTCATCGGCCTCGACGCGTTCGCGGCCGATGGGCACCCGGGGGAGCCCGTCGTGGTGGCGGGCGATCCCGAGCAGTGGCAGCGACACTGGCGCGTCCTCGGCGACATCCGCGCGGACCACGACCTCGTCGTCGACGCGCCGTGCGCGGGCGAGCTGCGCGCGCTCACCGGATCGCGTCGGCTGCCGCCGTACGCCGAGCCGGGGCGCGCTCGTGCGTGGCTCCTGGCCGCGGGCGACGACGCCGTCCGCATCCCGCTCCCGGCGGCGGACGCGGAGGCGGGAGGAGCGGGAGCGGGCGGAGCGCCACCGCATCGGTGACGCGCTCGGCTCAGCTCCAGGCGGCCAGCGGCATCCCGTGCGCCGCCGCGACGCCGGCGCTCACGACGGTTCCGGCCACCGTGTTCAGACCGGCCGCGAGCGCCGGGTCCGAGCGCAGGGCCTCCTGCCACCCGACACGCGCGATCCTGCGGATGTAGGGGAGCGTGGCGTTGGTCAGTGCCGACGTCGACGTGTTCGGCACGGCGCCGGGCATGTTCGCGACGCAGTAGAACACGCTCTGGTGGACCGGGAACGTCGGGTCGGCGTGCGTGGTGGGCCGCGTGTCCTCGAAGCATCCGCCCTGGTCGACCGCGATGTCCACGAGCACCGAGCCCGGCCGCATCCGGCTCACCATCTCGTTGGTGACGAGCTTCGGGGCCTTCGCTCCGGGGATCAGCACCGAGCCGATCACGAGATCGGAGTCCACGACCGCCCGGTCCAGATCGAGCGGGTTCGACGCGGCCGTCTTGACGCGCCCCTGGAAATGGTCGTCCAGGTAGCGCAGGCGCTGCACGTTGGTGTCGAAGACGGTGACGTCGGCGCCGAGTCCCGCGGCGATCACGGCGGCGTTGGCGCCGGCGACGCCGCCGCCGATGACCGTCACGCGTGCCGGGCGCGTGCCCGGAACCCCCGACATGAGAAGACCCAGGCCCCCGGCCGAGCGCATGAGGGTCGCGGCGCCCACCTGCGGGGCGAGGCGACCCGCGACCTCGCTCATCGGGGCCAGCAGCGGCAGTCCGCCGGTCGGCAGCTGCACCGTCTCGTACGCGATCGCGGTCGTGCGGCTGGCCACCAGACGCTCGGTGAGAGGGAGATCGGCGGCCAGGTGGAGGTAGGTGAACAGCACCAGGTCCTCGCGGAAGTGGCCGTACTCGCTCGCGACCGGCTCCTTGACCTTCAGCAGCAGCTCGGCGCCCGACCACACCGTCTCGGCGTCCTCGCACAGCGTCGCACCCGCCGCGACGTACTCGGCGTCGGGCATCGACGATCCGTCGCCGGCGCCGCGCTGCACGAGCACCTCGTGGCCGGACGTGACCAGGTCGTGGACTCCGGCGGGCGTGAGCGCCACGCGGTACTCGTTGTTCTTCACCTCGGTGGGGACGCCGATCCTCATCGCATTTCCTTTCCGCCCCCGGGTGGGGAGCGCTCTAGAAGACGGGGCGGATGGCCCCGACGATCTCTTCGCCGCCCATGACGGTCGTGCCGAGCCCTGTCACCGCGTCGGCGACGTCCGGCGCCGCGAGTGCGCCGGCCCGCTCGAGGAGGCGCAGGGCGACCACGTGGGCGGCCCGCGGACTGCCGTCCAGCATCTTGAGGGCGACCGTCGTGCCGTCGGGCGCGACGACGGCGAGCACGCCTTCGGCGCCGTGCTTGGCGAAGACCCCCAGGCGCTCGATGACGACGGTGTCGGGCCGCCCGGGACCATGGATCGTCCACGGGTGCTCGCGGACCGTCTGCACCAGGGTCCCCGCGCTGCGGTGGAGGGCGAACGGCGACGTGGTCGAGGACGTGCCGATGCGGTGGATCGCCTTGGCGAGACCGAACAGGCTCATGGCGTGGACCGGGGCGCCGCAGCCGTCGACGGCGGTCGCGGCGACCTTCTCGCCGATGAGCCGCTCGACGACGTCGCGGATGTGCACCTGCAGAGGATGCTCGGGGTCGAGGTAGCCCGACGTGCTCCAGCCGGCCGTCGCGCACGTCAGGAGCATCGCGGCGTGCTTGCCGGAGCAGTTCATGCGCACGCGGGCCGGTTCGGCGTGATCGCGCACGAGCTCGTCCCGGGCGGCGCGATCGAGCGGCCAGGCGGGCGGGCAGCCGAGGTCGTCCTCGCCGACGCCGGCCGCGCCGAGGATGTCGCGGACGACGCCCACGTGGCGGTCGGTGCCCGAGTGGCTCGCCGTCGCGAGACCGAGGGCCTCGCCCTCCAGCGGCGCACCCGCCGAGAGCATCGCGAGCGCCTGCAGGGGCTTGAGGGTCGAACGGGGGAGGATGAGCGCTGACGGGTCGCCGAGCGACTCCGCGATCGCGCCGTCGGGGGTCATGACGACCGCCGATCCGGCGTGGCGGGACTCGACGAATCCGCTGCGCTCGACAACGGCGAGTTCGACGGCTTGCGAGACGGCGAACGTGTGCGGCACCAGGTCAGCCTATCGCCGGGCGGGCGCCGAACCGCGTGACAGACTGTCCTCTATGTTCGGCGAGCATCGATACCGTGTCCGGAGCGTGTGGACCGGTGACCGGGGCACGGGCACCAGCGGCTACCGCGACTACGACCGCGCGGTGAGCATCTCGGTCGAGGGCAAGCCCGAACTGCTCGCGTCCGCCGACAAGCCGTTCCGCGGCGACCCGGCGCGGTGGAACCCCGAGGACATGCTCGTGGCGGCCCTGAGCGAGTGCCACCTGCTGTCGTACCTCCACGCGTGCGTGCAGGCCGGCGTCGTCGTGCTCGCGTACGAGGACGACGCATCCGGGCTCATGCGCGAGGACGGGAGCGGCGCCGGCCGGTTCCACGAGGTCGTGCTGCGCCCGCGGGTCACGATCGCGGACGCGGCGATGCGCGACGCCGCGCTCGCCGCGCACGAGACGGCGCACGGCTGGTGCTTCATCGCCAACTCGGTGAACTTCCCGGTGCGGCACGAACCCGTGATCGAGATCGTCGCCGGCTGACGGCGGGACGGAGCGTCAGCGCCGCTCGTGCGGCAGCGCCTGCTTGATGCGGTCGATCGCGCCGTGCGGCGGAACCTCGTTGTAGGCGCCGGCGAGCTCCTGGCCGGACAGCGCGTGGATGGCCGACATGATGTCGTCGGTGGCGAGCCGGCGGGCGCGCCCCGACGTCGCCGGGCCGTGGTGCGCGAGGTCGAGCGGCTCGCCGAACCTGACCGTGATGCGGTGCTTGAGCGACGGCATCCGCTGTCCCACCGGCATGACCTTGTCGGTGCCGATCAGCCCCACCGGCACGACCGGCGCTCCGGTCTGCAGGGCGAGGAAGGCCACGCCCGTCCGGCCCTTGTACAGACGCCCGTCGAGCGACCGCGTGCCCTCGGGGTACAGCGCGACGGCGCTCCCGGAGTCGAGGAGCCGCCGCTGCTGGTCGAGTGCGTCCAGCGCCGCCTGTCCGGCGCCGCGCTGGACGGGGATCGCCCCGATCGCGGTGAAGAACTCGCGCTGCGCCCAGCCCGAGAAGCCGGGGCCCTCGAAGTAGCTCGCCTTCGCCAGGAAGTGCACCGGGCGGGGCGCTGCGACCGGGATGGCGATCGAATCGATGAACGACAGGTGGTTGCTCGCGAAGATCACGGGGCCCGACTTCGGCACGTTCGCGCGCCCCTCGATGTGCGGGCGGTACACGAGGCGCGCGAGCGGCGTGATCACGACGCGACCCAGCGCGTACGTGATCCCCATGTGGACCGTGGCCGGCTCGGGCGCCGTGTTCTCGTCTTCGCGGGGTTCGGGTGTCTCCTCGGAAGTCACCAGTCGAGGCTATCGGGTCTTCGATACCACATTCGGCATAGCCGACTCTCAGCACGCGGGCCGCCGACATGAGGGAGGATGGAGTGTTCCCACACACCACCCCCGAGGTCTCATCGTGCGCATCCGCCTGCTCTCCGCCGTATCCGTCGCCGCGCTGTCCGTGCTCGTCCTGACGGGATGCACATCGGCCGGAACCGAGTCGACGCCCGAGGCGACCGCCTCGGCATCCGCCGACCTGTGCGCGGTCGCCGCGCCCACCGGCGAGACCGCCGAGTCGATCTCGGTCAGCGGTGAGGTCGGCCAGTCGCCGACCGTCGAGTTCGAAGCGCCGCTGGACATCGTCAGCGCCGAGCGCACCGTGGCCGTCGAAGGCGACGGCGCGCAGATCACCGAGGGCGCCTACGTCTCCTACGCGCTGGCGATCTTCGACGCCACGACCGGCGAGAGCCTGCAGGAGGCCGGCTTCGGCGGCACCGCGCTCCCGGCCATGCAGATCAGCGTCGGCGGAGGCCCCGACACCTTCTTCGGCTGCGCGACCGCCGGCTCGCGCCTCGTGATGACCATTCCGGATGCCGGCAGCGGCGCGCAGGTCTACGTGATCGACGTCCTGGACGTCACGGCAGCAGACGCCTGGTGCTCGGTCTCCGAGCCCGGCGACGCCTTCCCGACCGTCGAGTTCGACGCCGACGGCAACCCGACCGTGACCATTCCGGATGCCGACGCCCCCGAGGGCGTCGAGGTCGAGGTGCTCGAGGCGGGCGACGGCGAGGTCGTCGAGTCCGGCGACAATGTGACCGTCGACTACCTGGGCGTGACGTGGAGCGACGGCGAGACGTTCGACTCCAGCTACGAGCGCGGCGAGCCGGCGACCTTCCCCACGACCGGCGTCGTCTCGGGCTTCCAGCGGGCGCTGGAGGGCCAGACGGTCGGCTCCACCGTGCTCGTGTCGATGCCCCCGGCCTGCGCCTACGGCGAGGCGGGGTCGAGTACCAACGAGCTCGCCGGCGAGACGCTCGTGTTCGTCATCGAGATCGTCGAGACCGCGCGCGGCGACCAGTGACCCGCGCGATGCGGCGCGTCCCGCGGTCGGTAGGCTGACGGGATGCGCCGCATCCTCATCCTCGGCTCCACCGGGTCGATCGGCACCCAGGCGCTGGACGTCATCCGCGCCAACCCTGCTCGGTTCGAGGTCGTGGGCCTGGCCGCCGGCCGGGATCGCGCCGGCGTCGCGGCGCAGGCCGCCGAGTTCGGCGTCGAGCACACCGCGCTCGGCGCGGTCGAGGCGGAGCAGCTGGTGCGCGATGTCGAGGCGGATGTCGTCCTCAACGGCATCACCGGCTCGGTGGGCCTCGGCCCCACGCTCGCCGCGCTCGAGGCCGGGCGGACGCTGGCCCTGGCGAACAAGGAGTCGCTCATCGTCGGCGGCGATCTCGTGACCAAGATCGCGCAGCCGGGACAGATCGTGCCCGTCGACTCCGAGCATTCCGCGATCGCACAGGCGCTCCGGTCGGGCGAGCCCGGCGAGGTCCGGCGGCTGGTGCTCACGGCATCCGGCGGTCCCTTCCGGGGGCGCTCGCGCGACGAGCTCGCCTCGGTGACCCCTGCGCAGGCCCTCGCGCATCCGACATGGGACATGGGCCGTGTGGTGACGACGAACTCGGCGACGCTGGTGAACAAGGGGCTCGAGGTGATCGAGGCGCACCTGCTCTTCGATGTGCCCTACGACGAGATCGACGTCGTCGTGCATCCGCAGTCGATCGTGCACTCGATGGTGGAGTTCGTCGACGGGTCGACGATCGCGCAGGCCTCGCCGCCCGACATGCGCCTGCCCATCTCGTTGGGCCTCGACTGGCCGCACCGCGTGGCGGGCGTGGGCGCGCCGCTGGACTGGACGACCGCGACGGCGTGGACCTTCGAGCCGCTCGACGACGAGGCCTTCCCCGCCGTGCGCCTCGCCAAGCAGGTCGGCGGCGCGGGCGGGACCTACCCGGCCGTCTTCAACGCGGCGAACGAGCAGGCGGTGGACGCCTTCCACGACGGGAAGCTGTCGTTCCCCGGCATCGTCGAGACCGTCGCGGCGATCGTCGACGAGCACGAGGCGCCGGGTGAGCTCACGCGCGAGACGCTCGCCGACGCCGAGGCCTGGGCGCGGGACGCCGCCGACCGTGCGATCGCGGCCCGCTGAGACGGGACCCGGTCAGTAGGTCGTGAGGCCGTGGGCGCGGAACCGCGCGCGCACCTCGTCGACGAGCTCGGGAGTGGGCGGCTCGACGTCGTCGAGCGCGTACTCGAGGCCGGCCGCGTGCCACTTGTCGCGGCCCATCTGGTGGAACGGCAGCACTTCGACGCGCGAGACGGTGCCCGCGTGGATCTCGTTGAGAGAGGCGGCGTACTCCGCCACCCGCTCGACGTTCTCGGCGTCGTCGGTGAGACCGGGGACGAGCACGAAGCGGATCCACACCTCGGGGCCGTGACCGTCGGCGCCGCGCTCGGCGATGCGGCGGCCGAAGGCCAGGGTCGGCTCGAGGTCGCGGCCGGTGACCTTCCGG
This region of Microbacterium thalassium genomic DNA includes:
- a CDS encoding FtsK/SpoIIIE domain-containing protein; the protein is MPDQIPVTAGLVRTAPLAPDDPLSLPDAWTPPARPGFPLVAAVVPVAGGVVMWLVTGSTPALWLAALGPLLAIGSILDARRTARRDRRKADDEARRARAAVVSEVARRHEHERAARWAEHPDVARMLTSDAGLWRIDSTRAEAIVVGAGEQPSAVRVLGGQGDPAAAQVRADASWLAHAPVTVPAHAGVAVTGDAFVARAVLRALAVQLCLSAAPGELRVLGSCSEHEWIEAVPHRRASRGRALALVAPGEPVPAEADVVLARVGPGEPPPPRCGALLEVRGLTSGTIDHAGRVQEVGLEAVGDAQAAAIAAMLEARAGAAFGVVTQAVPFHALDRTADATRGGLPATIGVGDRGPVSVDLVDDGPHAVVAGVTGSGKSELLITWILALCAARSTDDVSFLLADFKGGTAFDALRTLPHVTGVITDLDGAGARRAIDSLRAELRRRESALASAGARDIADPRVALPRLVVVVDEFAALLAAQPELHAVFADVAARGRALGMHLILGTQRAAGVIRDALLANCPLRVSLRVTDRADSRAVVGTDDAAELDGGPGGRGVALVRRASDASPHRVRIALSAPDDITAVAARASGPAPRRPWLPPLPDRVVLDDVVAGRDTGTLVIGLSDEPDRQRQRRIGLSAADRGVLVIGGPGSGRTTALETLARQAPHVVRIGPAAEHAWDALERLDEEPPAAGSLVLADDVDAVIGGFPPEYAQECAARFERVARAAGRHGILVAASVQRLSGPVARIADLFPRRLLLRTASRADHFAAGGDPAQFSAAAAPGRGTLDGVAVQVALAPGVIPGSQAPAAPWHPRAALTGFVTRRSAAAREAMAAWERGGHRVIGLDAFAADGHPGEPVVVAGDPEQWQRHWRVLGDIRADHDLVVDAPCAGELRALTGSRRLPPYAEPGRARAWLLAAGDDAVRIPLPAADAEAGGAGAGGAPPHR
- the ald gene encoding alanine dehydrogenase, with the protein product MRIGVPTEVKNNEYRVALTPAGVHDLVTSGHEVLVQRGAGDGSSMPDAEYVAAGATLCEDAETVWSGAELLLKVKEPVASEYGHFREDLVLFTYLHLAADLPLTERLVASRTTAIAYETVQLPTGGLPLLAPMSEVAGRLAPQVGAATLMRSAGGLGLLMSGVPGTRPARVTVIGGGVAGANAAVIAAGLGADVTVFDTNVQRLRYLDDHFQGRVKTAASNPLDLDRAVVDSDLVIGSVLIPGAKAPKLVTNEMVSRMRPGSVLVDIAVDQGGCFEDTRPTTHADPTFPVHQSVFYCVANMPGAVPNTSTSALTNATLPYIRRIARVGWQEALRSDPALAAGLNTVAGTVVSAGVAAAHGMPLAAWS
- a CDS encoding asparaginase, which encodes MPHTFAVSQAVELAVVERSGFVESRHAGSAVVMTPDGAIAESLGDPSALILPRSTLKPLQALAMLSAGAPLEGEALGLATASHSGTDRHVGVVRDILGAAGVGEDDLGCPPAWPLDRAARDELVRDHAEPARVRMNCSGKHAAMLLTCATAGWSTSGYLDPEHPLQVHIRDVVERLIGEKVAATAVDGCGAPVHAMSLFGLAKAIHRIGTSSTTSPFALHRSAGTLVQTVREHPWTIHGPGRPDTVVIERLGVFAKHGAEGVLAVVAPDGTTVALKMLDGSPRAAHVVALRLLERAGALAAPDVADAVTGLGTTVMGGEEIVGAIRPVF
- a CDS encoding OsmC family protein, with the protein product MFGEHRYRVRSVWTGDRGTGTSGYRDYDRAVSISVEGKPELLASADKPFRGDPARWNPEDMLVAALSECHLLSYLHACVQAGVVVLAYEDDASGLMREDGSGAGRFHEVVLRPRVTIADAAMRDAALAAHETAHGWCFIANSVNFPVRHEPVIEIVAG
- a CDS encoding lysophospholipid acyltransferase family protein, which encodes MTSEETPEPREDENTAPEPATVHMGITYALGRVVITPLARLVYRPHIEGRANVPKSGPVIFASNHLSFIDSIAIPVAAPRPVHFLAKASYFEGPGFSGWAQREFFTAIGAIPVQRGAGQAALDALDQQRRLLDSGSAVALYPEGTRSLDGRLYKGRTGVAFLALQTGAPVVPVGLIGTDKVMPVGQRMPSLKHRITVRFGEPLDLAHHGPATSGRARRLATDDIMSAIHALSGQELAGAYNEVPPHGAIDRIKQALPHERR